Proteins from a genomic interval of Pseudodesulfovibrio nedwellii:
- a CDS encoding PLxRFG domain-containing protein yields the protein MGFYDRDTLFQMAQEELANEGFFHNDTPQGELSTDDQKLQAAVDQYNQVNPNTPITVDDLPDNSGFFGGARELGTGILNAVRDQFPEDIARISRGGDVDLKNDSWEDEWIAEQKKDRASRIPSKQVILGDKWNESLAQGPASVATSAVVGASGGLAGAKVGAMIGGAAGSAVPVAGTTAGAITGGTVGSMVGAFASTGPAFYRMAKDQFLEEMLDVAKKGNVNLTAPEWEAIKKDIDDEASEMGAWEAGPEAISQALTAGMFKGVGGKIFGKIPGFAGITEAISKRALARIGAKMTAEVAEEEVTEAVTYFGQEGIRKDMDLRKDDPTLGEFIDTQAGPVAVGSVLQMGVHKAGAKAYDLMKGEEEQPSYIDARPVPGGLPQAVKSMGGVFDDEGYGPRLDPSKFPTVYDDSGYTEKEVRERTATPFPETVDLMNMGTPQVTSTQPNQDIPAAQNEQPVYENALGYSAKEVSDYFDKGLQDALNAGSPFPTADEAFGLADPHVTPQMPPAARNELPVGGAMALPPGGPVIIPQPTQQTGYGPIPQEQGRTAMAMPQGQPPAALPEGSRPIAMGWAQSEPIPSRSSQDFEMVSNEGENYRPDFEIVHGGVPAVRTAMDLAPAQAQPLIINKANEAATSPINAITIYDLNGGEHQGVVEAESDDTLRVVLEDGHVELINKEDGNGDSGYSLKGKKERYSFDYTLASAGYEIQGQKVGELSDEALEELRGKMEADEDRAALGVAEGAGVAYQTDLRAVITEQARRQSVETKANEAATSEQNDTPQPTEAQIEKGNYKLGHVKAIGLDISIENPAGSERSGTDKDGKPWSVQMQHHYGYIKGTVGKDKDHLDVFLKDGVESEDMSSKPVFVVDQKNEDGSFDEHKILMGFDNAQEAQEGYLSNYEAGWTGLGNLVEMSADEFKAWTKGNTTKPVGTKGHVGKISLDQKNPEQSAPDGVNVMSSGKPYSKKGIRLVVAQKVKKGMNVEEVQLDDEGKQWGWREVVDEGPVMDQDAQATIKDKLLKAVPNRDYDAMMEHGWSEQLPEGSFKSSERPTGVATRMVVIEKPDVSGSAQSESDVKSEAVDIKEQSNGREESDTVSEGRAGNDGSGRDRGRRSSSVHESNEASRTSREYGKVSEKDARGNRTGIPYRVGEETKEDDARYEIRELSDVVPSHDPTDSFKPREDYPPKVQERVYHSDKEEQAKVKGNAARFNPAYLVTNNPDASNGAPIITEKGLVLGGNGRTMTLQVVYESYPQHAEKYVSELKDSASIFGLTAEDVDGFEQPVLVRVVDMEGASPKELLKKSRIYNQNVTGGMGKMAQSVSLGNLISEDTLKELALDLSRYGDMTFSEYLSQNASRRIVKMLEENGVLDTTKRNEYWDDHYNVLNPDGKATVINAFRGLVFANPNTLERAPKRIVNKMDRILPALARLSRNKNYDMSGLLQDVLDMFIEAEQAKRTNSAIKTVHDYLTKYMSMAPAKGKGDPVAEDWMRIMDKTPAKHIAEQLHQYADSMPKQAEGSHDDGRDLPGIGLENIKEQAKANELEKRSQAFKEATEELVDEAKGKKKPTSQNITMFSRKDVPTRSMSRKVVEGALNKLQKSAEKALPLEVVQSVEDLPKHIQDEFNEQGGGVLEAANDGDRVYLVAGNIGSNRRAVALWMHEQGLHQGLKGLFGPREYVRMMNRVFVAAGGKRAFRDTASLYDFDLNNRQDQILAAEEYLAGIAEKVRLNKPLSNKAKKIWRRFVKAVTEWLRDLGLNMNLTDAEIALIVDDAVQWTIHGPDGPRGGIKFGQREPSVAFSKESGNDKTRFSKKNKFDFPAINGQEVSMVKDSVLVDSLGFHAPDGNISPSGFGRVLFPSDREISQVTSGYYVKAMGLKESPQFKVQGLRKGKDSKGISVIFFEGTHEEYKESVANAYNQALMWAKKNGFEIEKESKSLGSGVPEAKIIHKATAIADQLAKESHDKKWGEAEDVFVRYGDIPEGGISFNYRDNISEEGVSVYHGKYLPKSGEAIAIPKYNQEMGTFLELKAGERPLYVVDGEKIGTGSDGEPVLKNAKIRVRIGNKKVKFSRGTYRQSALIQQLQRMNGGTMPSGGNAAVRAMTAKPSQIAKDAAKKGKSGLHNRINTGDLSVLQEVASLPHWIAKRFPAFDAIYRRQLTRMDERAAVLKESLEEVEDFFTDLSKEDHAALRDMIWEIDGEKLPGMNLDKFIPVQDAKGRDTYENGRIVLEMNPRYYRMFERWLDKQPVSEKVKKAMSALRESLDRDFLRAYDAMREMAEIDEDTIKAFRSNINHVHNYFPHKRYGGYYVQAVGDNYVGQTDEGKWAVFNATDDIVSKEFANEATARKHWTKNKRSAVHREHFDASTKGLAGRKAEKKMAELKADYPDNVDWSTGKNERLPDELYEFGIDTNAMEQIVVAAADKIENKEMAKEIKGKLAEAVSDTMKSRGWSAATIGRKGVPGHEKEDIQGIIYDYKAGLSGWLTKIQASRDFTSLLGQVDAKHHPKEYVYATNYVQNMLRNADKIDRAVGNIKAMAFLWYLGFNLKTAALNLTQNVIVGIPRFSMDVKSGGFKYWKAAAATLTEQLTGRATGGKVKTLPKDESRLLDDLYREDVITEGFLNEIRGRVQGVSVAAIGNKVLKWAGMPMAIAERFNRASLALAAYRAARDGKITNEAVLAELGAKPGVRLPYEKAKAYAEDVVRDSHFVYGKTNLPQPLRNSTIGRGANPAYTFRTFSHNILSIWNWMLTEQGAEGKKAFAKSMMGTMAIGGFTALPFYATLMHLFQWATGDDDDWTEEIRKKLPEGDILRDMVSYGLPAGAGFSLGGSVGLETPILSRVEPGATIEESVADNLGDIFGIPYDMFIRKPSRIVKALNAGNEWRAFEEAAPTIVRNGMAGYRLWKDGQRSISGKPINEPGKRGPRKLTEAEAIGKMAGFQPISSRKSWDQYRGRKVSQQVRSNKATEFANNYVGALRAGDEKKARSILTEWKGWNKEAMEDKKPWMVITTRDMTSRIKSRSKGSGVSPREALRILEQRKAY from the coding sequence ATGGGCTTTTACGACCGCGATACCCTGTTCCAAATGGCGCAAGAAGAGCTTGCGAACGAGGGGTTCTTTCATAATGACACACCGCAAGGCGAACTCTCTACTGACGATCAAAAGCTCCAAGCTGCTGTTGACCAGTATAATCAGGTGAATCCCAATACTCCGATTACGGTTGACGACTTGCCGGACAATAGCGGTTTTTTCGGTGGGGCTAGGGAACTTGGAACAGGTATTCTTAATGCCGTTCGCGACCAATTCCCCGAAGACATTGCCCGTATTTCTCGCGGTGGTGACGTCGATTTGAAAAACGATTCTTGGGAAGACGAGTGGATTGCGGAGCAAAAAAAGGATCGCGCTTCCCGTATCCCGTCCAAACAGGTCATTCTTGGCGACAAGTGGAACGAATCTCTTGCCCAAGGCCCGGCGAGCGTTGCTACCAGTGCGGTCGTTGGTGCTTCCGGTGGCTTGGCAGGCGCGAAGGTAGGCGCAATGATCGGTGGGGCAGCGGGGTCAGCGGTCCCGGTTGCTGGTACTACGGCTGGCGCAATTACTGGTGGTACTGTCGGTTCCATGGTCGGAGCCTTTGCGAGCACCGGTCCAGCGTTCTACCGCATGGCAAAAGACCAGTTCCTTGAAGAGATGCTCGATGTTGCCAAAAAGGGGAATGTCAACCTGACCGCGCCGGAATGGGAAGCGATTAAAAAAGACATCGACGATGAAGCGTCGGAGATGGGCGCATGGGAAGCAGGGCCAGAAGCAATTTCCCAGGCATTGACCGCAGGCATGTTCAAGGGTGTTGGTGGTAAAATCTTCGGGAAAATCCCAGGCTTTGCGGGAATAACCGAAGCTATTTCGAAGCGGGCTCTTGCCCGTATCGGCGCAAAAATGACCGCAGAAGTGGCAGAGGAAGAAGTCACAGAAGCCGTCACATATTTTGGGCAGGAAGGTATCCGAAAGGATATGGACCTCAGGAAAGACGATCCTACCTTGGGCGAGTTTATCGACACCCAGGCAGGCCCGGTCGCTGTCGGTTCCGTCTTGCAGATGGGCGTTCACAAGGCTGGAGCAAAGGCTTACGATCTAATGAAAGGCGAAGAAGAACAGCCTTCGTATATTGATGCTCGTCCTGTTCCCGGTGGCCTGCCTCAAGCGGTGAAGTCAATGGGCGGAGTTTTCGACGATGAAGGATATGGCCCCCGCCTCGATCCTTCCAAATTCCCGACTGTCTATGATGACAGTGGATATACTGAGAAGGAAGTAAGAGAACGTACTGCTACTCCTTTTCCTGAGACCGTAGACCTCATGAATATGGGGACACCGCAAGTCACGTCAACGCAGCCAAACCAAGACATCCCGGCAGCACAGAACGAACAGCCTGTATATGAAAATGCTCTTGGATATTCTGCGAAAGAGGTTAGTGATTATTTCGACAAGGGTTTACAAGATGCCTTGAACGCGGGTTCCCCCTTTCCGACGGCTGATGAAGCCTTTGGTCTGGCTGATCCTCACGTCACGCCGCAAATGCCCCCGGCAGCACGGAACGAACTCCCGGTTGGCGGAGCAATGGCCCTTCCTCCTGGTGGTCCTGTTATCATCCCTCAACCGACACAACAGACCGGATATGGTCCCATTCCGCAGGAACAAGGCCGTACTGCTATGGCCATGCCACAAGGTCAGCCCCCGGCAGCTTTGCCGGAAGGCTCCCGGCCTATTGCAATGGGCTGGGCTCAGTCCGAACCAATTCCGAGTCGTTCTTCCCAAGATTTTGAAATGGTTTCCAACGAGGGCGAGAATTACCGGCCTGATTTTGAAATAGTTCATGGTGGAGTGCCTGCTGTGCGAACGGCTATGGACCTTGCGCCGGCGCAAGCGCAGCCCCTTATTATCAATAAAGCAAACGAGGCTGCAACTTCCCCGATCAATGCTATTACCATCTATGACCTTAACGGTGGGGAGCACCAGGGCGTAGTCGAGGCAGAAAGCGACGATACTCTTCGTGTCGTGCTGGAAGATGGCCACGTCGAGCTTATTAACAAAGAAGATGGCAACGGCGATTCGGGTTATTCCTTGAAAGGGAAGAAAGAACGCTATTCTTTTGATTATACTCTTGCCTCCGCTGGCTATGAGATTCAAGGGCAAAAGGTTGGAGAGCTATCCGACGAAGCTCTTGAAGAGCTTAGAGGCAAGATGGAAGCCGATGAAGATCGAGCCGCATTAGGCGTCGCAGAGGGTGCAGGGGTCGCCTACCAGACCGACCTTCGTGCCGTTATAACGGAACAGGCTCGTAGGCAGTCCGTTGAAACGAAGGCGAACGAAGCCGCGACCTCCGAGCAGAATGACACCCCGCAGCCGACTGAGGCTCAGATTGAAAAAGGAAATTACAAGCTCGGCCATGTTAAAGCCATAGGCCTTGATATCTCCATTGAGAATCCGGCAGGCTCCGAGCGTTCCGGTACGGACAAGGATGGAAAGCCTTGGTCTGTGCAGATGCAGCACCATTACGGCTATATCAAGGGAACCGTGGGTAAAGACAAGGACCATCTGGACGTTTTCCTGAAAGACGGTGTTGAGTCTGAAGACATGAGTTCCAAGCCCGTCTTTGTGGTGGATCAAAAGAACGAAGACGGTTCCTTCGACGAGCACAAGATTTTGATGGGCTTTGACAACGCGCAGGAAGCCCAGGAAGGCTACCTTTCGAATTACGAAGCAGGCTGGACCGGGCTCGGCAATCTTGTCGAGATGAGCGCAGACGAGTTCAAGGCATGGACTAAGGGCAACACCACCAAGCCGGTGGGAACCAAAGGGCATGTTGGAAAAATCTCTCTGGATCAAAAGAACCCGGAACAATCCGCGCCTGATGGCGTAAACGTCATGTCCAGCGGCAAGCCCTACAGCAAGAAGGGTATCCGCCTGGTTGTTGCTCAGAAAGTTAAGAAGGGCATGAACGTCGAAGAGGTTCAGCTTGACGATGAAGGTAAGCAATGGGGCTGGCGCGAGGTTGTGGACGAAGGCCCGGTCATGGATCAGGACGCGCAGGCAACTATCAAAGACAAACTTCTCAAGGCCGTGCCGAATCGTGATTACGACGCGATGATGGAACACGGTTGGTCGGAACAGCTGCCTGAAGGTTCTTTCAAAAGTTCTGAACGTCCGACCGGTGTAGCAACCCGAATGGTCGTGATCGAAAAGCCTGATGTTTCCGGTAGCGCACAGTCTGAATCTGATGTAAAATCAGAGGCAGTCGATATTAAGGAGCAGTCCAATGGAAGAGAAGAAAGCGATACCGTTTCCGAAGGAAGAGCGGGAAACGATGGTTCAGGACGTGATCGAGGGCGACGATCCTCAAGCGTTCACGAATCTAATGAAGCGTCACGAACAAGCCGGGAATATGGGAAAGTATCGGAAAAAGACGCAAGAGGAAATCGCACAGGAATTCCGTACCGAGTAGGTGAGGAAACAAAGGAAGACGACGCACGATACGAAATCCGTGAGTTGTCTGACGTTGTGCCTTCTCACGATCCCACCGATAGCTTCAAGCCGAGGGAGGACTATCCGCCCAAGGTTCAGGAGCGCGTCTACCATAGCGACAAGGAAGAGCAAGCCAAGGTAAAGGGCAACGCTGCCCGGTTCAATCCTGCGTACCTTGTTACCAACAACCCCGATGCCAGCAATGGCGCACCCATCATCACCGAAAAAGGTCTTGTCCTTGGCGGCAATGGCCGAACAATGACTCTTCAGGTCGTTTACGAATCCTACCCCCAACATGCTGAAAAGTATGTCTCCGAGTTGAAAGACAGTGCTTCGATCTTTGGTTTGACTGCCGAAGACGTTGACGGTTTCGAGCAACCTGTTCTTGTGCGCGTTGTGGATATGGAAGGGGCAAGTCCCAAAGAACTTTTGAAGAAGAGCCGTATCTATAACCAGAATGTAACTGGTGGTATGGGCAAGATGGCGCAGAGCGTTTCACTCGGCAATTTGATTTCTGAGGATACGTTGAAGGAACTGGCGCTCGACTTGTCCAGATACGGTGACATGACCTTCTCTGAATATCTGAGCCAGAATGCTTCCCGACGTATTGTGAAAATGCTTGAGGAAAATGGAGTACTCGATACAACCAAGCGGAACGAGTATTGGGACGATCATTACAACGTGTTGAACCCCGACGGCAAGGCTACCGTAATCAATGCCTTCCGTGGACTGGTATTTGCCAACCCCAATACCCTTGAACGTGCGCCGAAGCGAATTGTCAACAAGATGGATCGTATACTTCCGGCCCTTGCTCGTTTGAGCCGCAATAAGAACTATGACATGTCCGGCCTGTTGCAGGATGTTTTGGATATGTTCATCGAGGCTGAACAGGCCAAGCGCACGAATTCTGCAATCAAGACCGTCCATGACTATCTGACGAAATACATGTCCATGGCTCCGGCCAAGGGCAAAGGGGATCCCGTCGCAGAAGATTGGATGCGGATTATGGACAAAACTCCCGCCAAGCATATTGCCGAACAGCTTCACCAATATGCCGACTCCATGCCCAAACAGGCCGAAGGATCACACGATGATGGCCGCGATTTGCCGGGTATTGGACTTGAAAATATCAAAGAGCAGGCCAAAGCCAACGAGCTTGAAAAACGAAGTCAGGCTTTCAAAGAAGCGACAGAGGAACTGGTCGACGAGGCGAAAGGGAAGAAAAAACCGACATCGCAGAACATCACTATGTTTTCCCGTAAGGACGTTCCGACTAGATCAATGTCTCGCAAAGTGGTTGAGGGCGCGCTTAATAAGCTTCAGAAGTCGGCAGAGAAAGCATTGCCTCTTGAGGTTGTGCAATCTGTCGAAGATTTGCCGAAGCATATTCAGGATGAATTCAATGAGCAGGGCGGCGGCGTGCTTGAAGCCGCGAACGATGGCGACCGAGTTTATTTGGTTGCTGGCAACATCGGTTCTAATCGCCGGGCGGTAGCACTCTGGATGCACGAACAAGGGTTGCATCAGGGACTTAAAGGCTTGTTTGGCCCGCGTGAATATGTCCGCATGATGAACCGAGTGTTTGTTGCTGCAGGCGGTAAAAGGGCTTTCCGTGATACTGCCAGCCTGTATGACTTCGATTTGAATAACCGACAAGATCAGATCCTTGCAGCAGAAGAGTATCTTGCTGGTATTGCTGAAAAGGTGCGACTCAACAAACCCCTGTCGAATAAGGCAAAAAAAATATGGCGTAGGTTCGTTAAAGCGGTCACCGAGTGGCTGCGCGACCTTGGCTTGAATATGAATCTGACTGACGCTGAAATAGCATTGATTGTTGATGATGCTGTTCAATGGACCATTCACGGGCCTGACGGTCCCAGAGGTGGTATCAAGTTTGGTCAGCGCGAACCGTCGGTTGCGTTCTCTAAAGAGAGTGGTAACGACAAAACTAGATTTTCTAAAAAAAATAAATTTGATTTTCCTGCTATAAATGGACAAGAAGTATCTATGGTTAAAGATTCAGTTCTAGTTGATTCGTTGGGATTCCATGCTCCTGATGGCAATATAAGTCCGTCTGGATTTGGTCGTGTACTTTTCCCCTCAGACCGTGAAATTTCTCAGGTCACAAGTGGCTATTATGTTAAAGCCATGGGGCTAAAAGAATCTCCCCAATTTAAGGTGCAAGGCTTAAGAAAGGGAAAGGACAGCAAGGGGATATCTGTCATTTTTTTTGAAGGCACACATGAAGAATACAAGGAATCTGTTGCAAATGCCTACAATCAAGCATTGATGTGGGCAAAAAAAAATGGATTTGAAATAGAAAAAGAAAGCAAGTCGCTTGGTTCTGGGGTACCGGAAGCTAAAATTATCCATAAGGCTACGGCAATTGCAGATCAATTGGCTAAGGAATCTCATGACAAAAAATGGGGGGAAGCAGAGGATGTGTTCGTTCGATATGGCGATATCCCCGAAGGTGGAATAAGCTTTAATTACAGAGATAATATTTCTGAGGAGGGAGTGTCCGTTTACCATGGTAAATATTTACCCAAATCAGGAGAAGCTATTGCTATCCCTAAATACAATCAAGAAATGGGAACATTCCTTGAGTTGAAGGCTGGGGAACGTCCTTTGTACGTTGTCGATGGCGAAAAGATAGGCACAGGATCAGACGGTGAGCCTGTATTGAAGAATGCAAAAATACGAGTTCGAATCGGAAATAAAAAAGTTAAATTCTCACGCGGCACCTATCGTCAGTCGGCACTTATTCAGCAACTCCAACGCATGAATGGCGGCACCATGCCGAGCGGTGGCAATGCCGCTGTAAGGGCAATGACAGCCAAGCCTAGCCAGATTGCCAAGGATGCAGCAAAGAAAGGCAAGTCCGGTCTTCATAACCGGATCAATACCGGTGACCTTTCCGTATTGCAGGAAGTCGCGAGCTTGCCTCACTGGATTGCCAAACGGTTTCCGGCCTTTGATGCTATCTACCGTCGTCAGTTGACCCGTATGGACGAAAGAGCGGCAGTTCTCAAAGAGTCGTTGGAAGAGGTTGAAGATTTCTTTACTGACCTGAGCAAAGAAGATCATGCCGCGCTTCGTGATATGATTTGGGAGATAGACGGCGAGAAACTGCCGGGTATGAATCTCGACAAGTTTATTCCGGTTCAGGATGCCAAAGGGCGCGACACCTATGAAAACGGGCGGATCGTCCTTGAAATGAATCCTCGCTATTATCGGATGTTTGAGCGTTGGTTGGATAAACAGCCTGTTTCTGAGAAGGTAAAAAAGGCAATGAGTGCCCTCCGTGAATCCCTCGACCGCGATTTCCTGCGGGCCTATGATGCCATGCGTGAAATGGCTGAGATTGACGAGGACACAATCAAGGCGTTCCGTTCGAATATCAATCATGTTCATAACTACTTCCCGCACAAACGGTACGGTGGGTATTACGTTCAGGCTGTTGGAGACAACTACGTCGGTCAGACCGATGAAGGTAAGTGGGCGGTTTTCAATGCAACTGACGACATCGTTTCCAAAGAGTTTGCCAATGAAGCTACGGCTCGTAAGCATTGGACAAAGAACAAACGCAGCGCCGTTCACCGGGAACACTTTGACGCTTCGACAAAGGGACTCGCCGGTCGCAAGGCTGAAAAGAAAATGGCTGAATTGAAAGCCGATTATCCCGACAATGTAGACTGGTCTACAGGGAAGAACGAACGTCTGCCCGATGAACTCTATGAATTTGGTATCGACACCAATGCCATGGAGCAAATTGTGGTGGCGGCGGCTGACAAGATAGAAAACAAGGAGATGGCCAAGGAAATCAAAGGCAAGTTGGCCGAAGCCGTGTCCGACACCATGAAATCACGCGGTTGGTCGGCTGCAACCATCGGACGCAAGGGTGTTCCCGGACATGAGAAGGAAGATATTCAAGGCATCATCTATGACTACAAGGCCGGTCTTTCCGGTTGGCTGACCAAGATTCAGGCAAGCCGGGATTTTACTTCACTGCTTGGACAAGTTGATGCAAAGCACCATCCGAAAGAATATGTCTACGCCACCAATTACGTCCAGAATATGCTCAGAAATGCGGACAAGATTGACCGCGCTGTCGGTAATATCAAGGCCATGGCTTTCCTCTGGTACTTGGGTTTCAATCTCAAGACTGCCGCGCTCAACCTGACGCAGAATGTTATTGTGGGTATTCCTCGATTCAGCATGGACGTAAAAAGTGGCGGTTTCAAATACTGGAAGGCTGCCGCGGCAACACTCACCGAGCAGTTGACCGGCAGAGCTACGGGCGGAAAAGTAAAGACCTTGCCCAAGGACGAATCGCGTCTTCTCGACGACTTGTATCGCGAGGACGTTATTACCGAAGGTTTCCTCAATGAGATTCGCGGGCGTGTTCAAGGTGTTTCGGTCGCGGCAATTGGTAATAAGGTTTTGAAATGGGCAGGAATGCCTATGGCCATTGCCGAGCGTTTCAACCGGGCTTCTCTGGCTCTGGCCGCATACCGTGCAGCCCGAGACGGCAAGATCACAAATGAAGCGGTTCTGGCAGAGCTCGGCGCCAAGCCTGGAGTAAGATTGCCCTATGAGAAAGCCAAGGCATACGCCGAAGATGTGGTGAGAGACTCTCATTTCGTCTACGGGAAGACCAACCTCCCGCAGCCTCTCAGGAACTCGACCATAGGCCGTGGTGCAAACCCTGCCTATACTTTCCGCACCTTCTCACACAATATCCTTTCTATCTGGAATTGGATGCTGACGGAGCAAGGCGCAGAAGGAAAGAAAGCATTTGCCAAGTCGATGATGGGAACCATGGCCATCGGTGGATTTACGGCTCTACCTTTCTACGCGACGCTGATGCACCTGTTCCAATGGGCAACCGGTGACGATGATGATTGGACGGAAGAGATCCGGAAGAAACTGCCAGAAGGCGACATCCTTCGCGATATGGTTTCGTATGGACTGCCAGCCGGGGCCGGGTTCTCCCTTGGTGGTTCCGTCGGGCTTGAAACTCCGATCCTTTCAAGGGTTGAACCTGGTGCCACGATAGAAGAAAGCGTCGCTGACAATCTTGGCGATATCTTCGGCATCCCTTACGACATGTTCATCCGCAAACCTTCAAGGATAGTAAAGGCTCTCAATGCTGGCAATGAGTGGCGAGCATTTGAAGAGGCCGCGCCTACAATCGTTCGAAACGGCATGGCCGGTTATCGTCTCTGGAAAGACGGTCAACGTTCTATTTCCGGCAAGCCTATCAATGAGCCGGGGAAACGTGGTCCGCGCAAATTGACTGAGGCGGAAGCGATAGGAAAGATGGCAGGGTTCCAGCCTATCTCTAGCCGCAAGTCATGGGATCAGTACCGAGGCCGGAAGGTTTCTCAACAGGTCAGAAGCAACAAGGCCACCGAGTTTGCAAACAACTATGTTGGGGCTCTGCGTGCAGGGGACGAGAAAAAAGCCCGTAGTATCCTGACCGAGTGGAAAGGGTGGAATAAAGAGGCCATGGAAGACAAAAAGCCTTGGATGGTAATTACCACCCGCGATATGACCAGCCGGATCAAGTCGAGATCGAAGGGGAGCGGAGTAAGTCCGAGAGAGGCACTTCGGATTCTTGAGCAGAGGAAAGCGTATTAA